Proteins from a genomic interval of Mesorhizobium sp. CAU 1732:
- a CDS encoding ParB/RepB/Spo0J family partition protein, translated as MHVMKVDPRALNENPDRSRQTKSTPQADLLLLATIKAVGIVQPPVIFQQTDGGNGYVIDSGHRRVRQAIKAGLEEIDVIVVEASNDNGAMRSIVENTARDPLNPVDLWRAIERLVALSWTEEAIAIALSLTVRRVRQLRLMANVLPAMLDHMAKGDMPNEQQLRTIASASLDEQKEVWKANKPSKSDPRANWWGIANALTKTRMFAKDASFDDELARAYGIEWEEDLFGPADEDGRYTTNVEAYLGAQQEWMTNNLPKRGIVAETGDYGEVKLPKKAERVYGKPTKSDHTAMYIDRQGKVQSVVYRMPEEKKAKGDAGDTDVAPTARPDVTRKGLDMIGDLRTDALHEALARAPIEDDTLMALLVLAFAGMNVSVTSGASGASPYGSANLGEHAARLFNPEGAFAFDMDTLRIAVRSVLIEVLSCRSGRSKSGTVALVAGDAVGADGFLANMGTEEFLSCLSRPALEASCKDTPVLPCRKVKDTRAALVEHYAEGRFVHASALFEPNAIKLANWLKENEPVAEDQDEGDDDQVDHADESEGEEFDEPFREAAE; from the coding sequence ATGCATGTCATGAAGGTCGATCCGCGCGCGCTGAACGAGAATCCCGACCGTTCGCGCCAGACCAAGTCCACCCCGCAGGCAGACCTGTTGCTGCTTGCGACCATCAAGGCTGTCGGTATCGTTCAGCCCCCGGTGATCTTTCAGCAGACCGATGGCGGCAATGGCTATGTCATCGATTCCGGTCATCGCCGTGTCCGGCAGGCAATCAAAGCCGGTCTTGAAGAGATCGACGTGATCGTTGTCGAGGCTTCCAACGACAATGGCGCAATGCGCTCGATCGTCGAGAACACGGCGCGCGATCCGCTCAACCCAGTCGATCTTTGGCGCGCAATCGAGCGCCTGGTTGCTCTGAGCTGGACCGAGGAGGCGATTGCGATTGCTCTGTCACTCACGGTTCGCCGTGTCCGTCAGCTCAGGCTAATGGCCAATGTGCTGCCGGCCATGCTCGATCACATGGCGAAGGGCGATATGCCCAACGAGCAGCAGCTACGCACGATCGCATCCGCCTCGCTCGATGAGCAGAAGGAGGTCTGGAAGGCCAACAAGCCGTCGAAGTCCGACCCCAGGGCGAACTGGTGGGGCATTGCCAATGCGCTGACGAAGACGCGCATGTTCGCCAAGGACGCCAGCTTCGATGACGAGCTTGCGCGCGCCTATGGCATCGAATGGGAGGAAGACCTGTTCGGTCCCGCCGACGAGGATGGCCGCTACACCACCAATGTGGAAGCCTATCTCGGCGCGCAGCAGGAATGGATGACCAACAACCTGCCCAAGCGCGGCATCGTTGCCGAAACCGGCGACTACGGCGAGGTCAAGCTGCCGAAGAAGGCAGAGCGCGTCTATGGCAAGCCGACGAAGTCGGATCACACCGCCATGTATATCGACCGACAGGGCAAGGTGCAGAGTGTCGTCTATCGCATGCCCGAGGAGAAGAAAGCGAAGGGCGACGCCGGTGATACGGATGTGGCTCCGACTGCACGACCCGACGTCACCCGCAAGGGGCTCGACATGATCGGCGACCTGCGCACCGACGCCCTGCATGAGGCGCTTGCCCGAGCACCGATCGAGGACGACACGCTGATGGCGCTGCTCGTTCTGGCCTTTGCCGGCATGAACGTCTCGGTGACATCAGGGGCCAGCGGCGCATCGCCCTATGGGTCGGCCAATCTTGGCGAACATGCTGCACGGCTATTCAACCCCGAAGGCGCTTTCGCCTTCGACATGGACACGCTGCGCATCGCGGTTCGGTCCGTGTTGATCGAGGTGCTGTCATGCCGCTCGGGTCGGTCGAAGAGCGGCACTGTCGCGCTCGTTGCCGGCGATGCGGTCGGCGCTGACGGCTTCCTCGCCAATATGGGGACGGAGGAGTTCCTGTCGTGCCTGTCGCGTCCGGCTCTGGAGGCATCGTGCAAGGACACGCCGGTCCTGCCGTGCCGGAAGGTGAAGGACACGCGCGCCGCTCTGGTCGAGCATTACGCAGAGGGACGGTTCGTCCACGCTTCTGCGCTGTTCGAGCCGAACGCGATCAAGCTCGCAAACTGGCTCAAGGAGAACGAGCCAGTCGCCGAGGATCAGGACGAGGGTGACGACGATCAGGTCGATCACGCCGACGAGTCCGAAGGCGAAGAGTTCGACGAGCCATTCCGCGAAGCCGCCGAATAG